Proteins encoded in a region of the Deinococcus detaillensis genome:
- a CDS encoding DUF6544 family protein, producing MTSVNRHWERWQRTSLWSAASLAGLLLLGWLGFQVNPTPFPAIPGTAATPSSIPLPPNLPVPVKRFYRLIYGERIPVITSAIITGRATIRPIPGGPTLPARFRFIHEAGRNYRHYIEATWFGLPILRVNESYLDGVSRIELPWQKSEGNPQTAQAANLGLWAETTSMPAVFLTDPRVRWQAVDDATALLVVPFEQAHETFVVRFDPTTGLPTLLESMRFKGETDTHKTLWSNGLLRWASFGGVTLPSVGTAAWADDGRPWAVFTTESIDLNTDVRQSVRAKGL from the coding sequence TTGACTTCTGTAAACCGGCACTGGGAGCGCTGGCAACGCACTAGCCTGTGGAGCGCGGCCAGCCTGGCAGGCCTGCTGCTCCTGGGATGGCTGGGTTTCCAGGTCAACCCCACGCCGTTCCCGGCCATCCCAGGGACGGCGGCGACACCATCGTCCATCCCACTGCCACCCAATCTACCTGTACCGGTTAAGCGGTTTTACCGCCTGATCTACGGCGAACGTATTCCGGTGATCACCTCGGCCATCATCACGGGCCGGGCCACCATCCGGCCCATTCCCGGCGGCCCCACCCTGCCGGCCCGCTTCCGCTTCATTCACGAGGCGGGCCGCAACTACCGCCACTACATTGAGGCCACCTGGTTCGGCCTGCCGATTCTGCGCGTCAACGAGTCGTACCTGGACGGCGTGAGCCGCATCGAACTGCCCTGGCAAAAGAGTGAGGGCAACCCGCAGACTGCGCAGGCGGCCAACCTGGGCCTGTGGGCCGAGACCACCTCGATGCCCGCCGTGTTTCTGACCGACCCACGGGTCCGCTGGCAGGCCGTGGACGATGCCACTGCGCTGCTGGTCGTCCCATTCGAACAGGCACACGAAACCTTCGTGGTGCGCTTCGACCCCACCACGGGCCTTCCGACGCTGCTGGAGTCGATGCGTTTCAAGGGCGAAACGGACACGCACAAGACGCTGTGGTCAAACGGGCTTCTCCGCTGGGCCAGCTTCGGCGGGGTCACGCTGCCCAGCGTCGGCACTGCTGCCTGGGCTGATGACGGTCGACCCTGGGCCGTCTTCACTACCGAGAGCATCGACCTGAACACGGACGTGCGCCAGTCTGTGCGGGCCAAGGGGCTATGA
- a CDS encoding alpha/beta hydrolase, with translation MAALSGLLSALVLPRGPTTQLQALALLAAGLSIGLLAGIVMRSRWSLFIAPLAHVLALELARPDLLGPTVGAIRLTEIYGVLAFLLGRGLYGLVALLPMVLGASLGVFIARRNITTRPGARPRWIVPVLIVSVLVALTVQIALPARTPPILGADGQPLPGSVAELTTVRLGGHDQTIMIRGYSTEKPVLLYLNGGPGMSGLPYTRVVLNDLSRDFVIVDWDQRGAGKSYPAIDPTSTLTPAQAVSDTIELTNYLRARFDKPKIYLVGESWGSILGVLAVQRAPELFYAFIGSGQMVSVRETDHRIYQDVLNLAARTGNPGLAAKMHSYGQPPYADLPYANVFALGQYDALYKPYTPSAAYRELGASSGIGPYGVFGSEYNLIERFDVLRGLMDMFTVMYPQIQNIDFRRDARTLKVPVYILDGTSELSARRDLTLEWFATLRAPIKTLVPFENAAHSVAFEQFEKFGVLMRETVLPQTYANP, from the coding sequence ATGGCCGCCCTTTCTGGACTGCTGTCCGCACTGGTGCTTCCACGTGGGCCGACCACCCAACTTCAGGCCCTCGCCCTGCTGGCTGCTGGCCTCAGCATCGGGCTGCTGGCAGGAATCGTCATGCGCTCGCGCTGGTCGCTTTTTATCGCGCCGCTCGCTCACGTCTTAGCTCTTGAGCTGGCCCGCCCTGACCTGCTGGGGCCGACCGTTGGGGCCATCCGCCTGACCGAGATCTACGGGGTGCTGGCGTTCCTGCTGGGGCGCGGGCTGTACGGCCTGGTCGCCTTGCTGCCGATGGTACTCGGGGCCTCCCTGGGCGTGTTCATTGCCAGAAGGAATATCACAACGCGGCCAGGAGCCAGACCCCGCTGGATCGTCCCTGTCCTGATTGTCTCTGTGCTGGTCGCCCTTACCGTGCAGATCGCGCTTCCGGCCCGCACACCGCCCATCCTCGGTGCAGACGGCCAGCCCTTGCCCGGCAGCGTCGCCGAACTGACCACCGTGCGGCTCGGCGGGCATGACCAGACCATCATGATTCGTGGGTACAGTACCGAGAAGCCGGTGCTGCTCTACCTCAATGGTGGCCCTGGCATGAGTGGTCTGCCGTATACCCGCGTGGTGCTGAACGACCTGTCGCGCGATTTCGTGATCGTGGACTGGGATCAGCGCGGGGCGGGCAAATCCTACCCCGCCATCGACCCGACCTCAACTTTGACGCCCGCGCAGGCGGTCAGCGATACCATCGAACTCACCAACTACTTGCGTGCGCGTTTCGACAAGCCGAAGATTTATCTGGTGGGTGAATCCTGGGGCAGCATCCTGGGTGTGCTGGCCGTGCAGCGAGCACCCGAGCTGTTTTACGCCTTCATCGGCAGCGGCCAGATGGTCAGCGTGCGTGAGACTGACCACCGCATCTACCAGGACGTGCTTAATCTGGCGGCGCGCACCGGCAACCCTGGCCTCGCCGCAAAGATGCACAGCTACGGCCAGCCGCCTTACGCCGACCTGCCCTACGCCAATGTCTTCGCCCTGGGCCAGTACGATGCGCTGTACAAGCCGTACACGCCCTCGGCGGCGTACCGGGAGCTTGGGGCCTCGTCCGGCATCGGCCCCTACGGTGTGTTTGGCAGCGAGTACAACCTGATCGAAAGATTTGACGTGCTGCGCGGCTTGATGGACATGTTCACGGTGATGTACCCGCAGATCCAGAACATCGATTTCCGGAGGGACGCCAGAACGCTGAAGGTGCCGGTCTACATTCTTGACGGCACCAGCGAACTGTCGGCCCGGCGCGACCTGACGCTGGAATGGTTCGCGACGCTCCGGGCCCCCATCAAGACTCTGGTGCCCTTCGAGAACGCCGCTCACTCGGTGGCCTTCGAGCAATTCGAGAAATTCGGCGTGCTGATGCGTGAAACGGTGCTGCCCCAGACGTATGCGAACCCGTGA
- a CDS encoding SHOCT domain-containing protein, which translates to MMWNAVQLSWFWPLCAVTGLILLSVGTVLFSRWLSNALDRDRSARLPTRALELARERLAKGEITLEEFEILCRTLAK; encoded by the coding sequence ATGATGTGGAATGCAGTTCAACTCAGCTGGTTCTGGCCACTGTGCGCGGTGACCGGACTGATCCTGCTCAGTGTGGGCACCGTGCTGTTCTCACGCTGGCTCTCCAACGCCCTGGACCGTGACCGGAGCGCACGTCTGCCGACGCGTGCCCTGGAACTGGCCCGCGAGCGTCTGGCCAAGGGAGAGATCACTCTCGAGGAGTTTGAGATCCTGTGCCGCACCTTGGCCAAGTGA
- a CDS encoding CPBP family intramembrane glutamic endopeptidase, whose protein sequence is MRWPGFAKRHPVWFVALLELVVIVVYGLTGTIAHFAELPGEFVSIVANVVLGGLAAGLLTRLGWWRTAGFRLPVRPRDLLWFVPLLLPVGFSLAAGTEFKGWVLTSQLLISALLIGFAEEAIFRGLMLSALKARGFWTAAVVSSVLFGLSHTLNLLSGKSGVEILIQVSYALAIGFCFAATVLRTGLIWPLVLIHALIDFTSFLGKEGASPAWNAAAGVGVTFAFMSYGLYLMLHRQSPGVKVAAA, encoded by the coding sequence GTGAGGTGGCCAGGATTTGCCAAGCGCCATCCAGTCTGGTTCGTGGCGCTGCTGGAACTCGTTGTGATCGTGGTGTATGGGTTGACCGGCACCATCGCCCACTTTGCTGAGCTGCCCGGTGAGTTCGTCAGTATCGTTGCCAACGTCGTGCTGGGCGGGTTGGCCGCCGGATTGCTGACCCGGCTGGGATGGTGGCGCACCGCCGGATTCAGGCTGCCTGTCCGGCCACGCGATCTGCTATGGTTCGTCCCTCTGCTCCTGCCAGTCGGCTTCAGTCTCGCCGCAGGCACCGAGTTCAAGGGGTGGGTGCTGACCTCACAACTGCTGATCTCGGCTCTCCTGATCGGTTTCGCTGAGGAGGCCATCTTCCGAGGGCTGATGCTGAGTGCCCTGAAGGCCAGGGGGTTCTGGACAGCCGCCGTTGTGTCGTCGGTGCTGTTCGGGTTGTCGCATACGCTGAACCTGCTCTCGGGCAAAAGCGGCGTGGAGATCTTGATTCAGGTCAGCTATGCCCTGGCCATTGGCTTTTGCTTCGCTGCCACCGTGCTCAGGACAGGGCTGATCTGGCCGCTGGTGCTCATTCACGCCCTGATCGATTTCACCAGCTTTCTCGGTAAGGAGGGGGCTTCACCTGCCTGGAATGCCGCCGCTGGCGTTGGCGTCACGTTCGCGTTCATGTCCTATGGTCTGTACCTGATGCTGCACCGGCAAAGCCCAGGCGTGAAGGTGGCCGCCGCATGA
- a CDS encoding alpha/beta hydrolase: MTIRRLTPAVARRLGTVQARSEEVSLSVPGAELHATLTIPDSVGCPPVLLILAGSGPTDRDGNSPLGVHSNVYRKLALALEGAGYAVLRPDKRLIGESTVSDPREDVLTFGTYIQDAEAWLRWLGEQTDLAQVGVIGHSEGALIGLGAALYTPVSAYVSLAGAGESVTNLIIRQLHTNTAMPSPLLQEAERIMVSLQAGQTVAAVSSELMGLFRPSVQPYMISWMRLDPPAMLSRLNVPALIVQGDRDVQVSVQDAQNLAAAQPKAQLSVIVGMNHILVDAPAALPENLATYAQPELPLNTELVQTLTHFLDRVMK, translated from the coding sequence ATGACGATTCGTCGTTTGACACCCGCCGTGGCGCGACGTCTGGGCACCGTCCAGGCCAGGAGCGAAGAGGTCTCACTGAGCGTGCCCGGCGCAGAACTGCACGCGACCCTGACCATCCCCGACAGTGTGGGCTGTCCGCCGGTGCTGCTGATCCTGGCAGGCAGTGGCCCGACCGACCGCGACGGCAACAGTCCACTCGGTGTCCACAGCAACGTCTACCGTAAGCTGGCCCTGGCACTTGAAGGAGCTGGATACGCCGTCCTGCGCCCGGACAAGCGCTTGATCGGTGAGAGCACCGTCAGCGATCCGCGAGAAGATGTTCTGACCTTTGGTACCTACATTCAGGATGCTGAAGCCTGGCTCCGCTGGCTGGGTGAACAGACCGATCTGGCGCAGGTGGGCGTTATCGGCCACAGCGAGGGGGCCCTGATCGGTTTGGGAGCCGCCCTTTATACGCCGGTGAGTGCGTATGTAAGTCTGGCCGGGGCTGGCGAGAGTGTTACGAATCTCATCATCCGCCAGCTTCACACCAACACTGCCATGCCAAGTCCCTTGCTTCAGGAAGCCGAACGGATCATGGTCTCACTACAGGCGGGCCAGACGGTAGCCGCCGTCAGTTCAGAGTTGATGGGCTTGTTCCGGCCCAGCGTGCAGCCCTACATGATCTCCTGGATGAGACTCGACCCTCCAGCTATGCTGAGTCGCCTGAACGTGCCCGCGCTGATCGTGCAGGGCGACCGGGACGTGCAGGTTTCGGTGCAGGACGCCCAGAACCTGGCAGCGGCCCAGCCGAAGGCCCAGCTGAGCGTCATCGTGGGCATGAATCATATTCTGGTGGACGCGCCCGCCGCGCTGCCTGAGAACCTGGCGACCTATGCCCAGCCGGAGTTGCCACTCAACACCGAATTGGTTCAGACCTTGACGCATTTTCTGGACCGGGTGATGAAGTGA
- a CDS encoding CPBP family intramembrane glutamic endopeptidase: MTSLPLQVHRAFLQSPSRYFGWVFAASLPFYALGILAPQLKRLIPFGLPISTLMILCPAGVAISLTYRHEGQAGVRRLLGRVFDDRVIPNKTWLLLSVGIMPAAMLLSYAVQRLLDPSLPQAVWSLTLVFSFAVYFFGAISEELGWTGYALDPLQHRYGCLMASVGLGMLWWLWHVIPYHVTGRSTDWILWQGLATVMFRIIMVWIYNHAGRSVLTSILFHAAINTSIDAFPVSGSHYDPKVMGLMLLGLTLLVAVGPKFLTMVASPKRVDPR; encoded by the coding sequence ATGACCAGCCTCCCCCTCCAAGTCCACCGCGCCTTTCTCCAATCACCCTCGAGGTACTTCGGTTGGGTCTTCGCCGCCTCGCTTCCCTTCTATGCCCTCGGAATCCTCGCACCGCAACTCAAGCGCCTGATCCCTTTTGGCTTACCCATCAGTACCCTGATGATTCTTTGTCCGGCGGGTGTTGCCATCAGTTTGACCTACCGTCACGAAGGTCAGGCGGGTGTACGGCGCTTGCTGGGTCGAGTGTTCGATGACCGAGTTATCCCGAACAAAACCTGGCTGCTGCTTTCCGTGGGCATCATGCCTGCCGCTATGCTGCTCTCTTACGCTGTGCAGCGACTGCTCGATCCGTCCTTGCCGCAGGCTGTTTGGTCACTCACGCTGGTGTTCAGCTTTGCCGTGTACTTTTTTGGGGCAATAAGCGAGGAGCTGGGCTGGACGGGTTACGCGCTCGACCCACTGCAACACCGGTACGGTTGTCTGATGGCCAGTGTGGGCCTGGGCATGCTGTGGTGGCTGTGGCACGTCATCCCTTACCATGTCACTGGACGCTCAACGGATTGGATTCTCTGGCAGGGTCTGGCCACAGTGATGTTTCGTATCATCATGGTTTGGATTTACAACCACGCTGGGCGCAGCGTCCTGACCTCCATCCTGTTCCACGCCGCCATCAACACCAGCATCGATGCGTTTCCCGTGAGCGGTTCCCATTACGACCCGAAAGTCATGGGCCTGATGCTGCTCGGGCTGACCCTGTTGGTGGCTGTAGGCCCGAAGTTTCTGACGATGGTAGCTTCCCCGAAGCGCGTTGACCCTCGATGA
- a CDS encoding DUF4342 domain-containing protein, with the protein MNVQDKTTVPEAAAIPTDSTFVEELQMSGADLVGQLRELMKEGNARHVTVLNEHGDELISISLTLGAVAGGLVALSVPALAAVGALAALATHVKVIVTRDVPAQEPVEEALPEQVAMTP; encoded by the coding sequence ATGAACGTTCAAGACAAGACGACTGTCCCAGAGGCTGCGGCCATCCCTACAGACTCCACCTTTGTGGAAGAGCTTCAGATGAGCGGCGCAGATCTCGTCGGGCAGCTTCGTGAACTGATGAAGGAAGGCAATGCCCGCCACGTGACGGTGCTGAATGAACACGGCGATGAGCTGATTAGTATTTCGCTGACTCTCGGCGCGGTGGCGGGCGGGCTGGTGGCCCTCTCGGTTCCTGCGCTGGCTGCCGTGGGTGCGTTGGCCGCCCTGGCGACCCATGTGAAGGTGATCGTGACCCGTGACGTCCCTGCCCAGGAACCGGTAGAGGAAGCGCTCCCGGAACAGGTCGCTATGACGCCGTGA
- a CDS encoding CPBP family intramembrane glutamic endopeptidase: MSRPHPPSGVGRFFVLTFALTWLLWLPMLLAGHHLIGPVIGPVQSTLLLALGTAVPSFVALALAARSGGAALLCGLTRWRLPARWYAAVLLIPATLILTAVGLDVLLGGTAPSFPSPGRWPLVAVNFLAVLLIGGPLGEELGWRGYALPRLDLKLNSTAAAVLLGLVWAAWHLPLFLLPGTPQAQLPLVWFVLQTVAFSVLLAWVYRRTGGSLLLVVLLHGVVNTLAGPLRVLPTTEGTLRPYILITLLTVAAALLVSWQGQSGRPVRMLGAPTAALEDR, translated from the coding sequence ATGAGTCGGCCGCATCCTCCCAGCGGGGTCGGAAGATTTTTCGTCCTCACCTTCGCGCTGACGTGGCTGCTCTGGCTACCGATGCTGCTGGCTGGCCACCACCTGATCGGCCCAGTGATCGGCCCAGTGCAGAGTACCCTGCTGCTAGCGCTAGGAACGGCTGTACCCAGCTTCGTGGCGCTGGCGCTGGCGGCCCGCAGCGGAGGCGCGGCGCTGCTGTGTGGACTCACACGCTGGCGGCTCCCCGCCCGCTGGTACGCCGCCGTGCTGCTGATCCCTGCCACGCTGATACTGACGGCAGTGGGGCTGGACGTGCTGCTGGGCGGCACTGCACCGTCCTTTCCCTCGCCCGGACGCTGGCCGCTGGTGGCCGTGAACTTCCTGGCCGTGCTCTTGATCGGCGGCCCTCTGGGTGAAGAGCTGGGCTGGCGCGGCTACGCCCTGCCCCGACTCGACCTAAAACTGAATTCAACCGCTGCTGCTGTGCTTCTCGGGCTGGTCTGGGCCGCCTGGCACCTGCCGCTGTTCCTGCTGCCGGGGACACCACAGGCGCAACTGCCCCTCGTCTGGTTCGTGCTTCAGACCGTGGCCTTCAGCGTGCTGCTGGCCTGGGTCTACCGGCGCACTGGAGGCAGTCTGCTGCTGGTCGTGTTGTTGCACGGCGTGGTCAACACCTTGGCTGGCCCCTTGCGTGTCCTCCCCACAACCGAAGGCACGCTGCGGCCTTACATCCTGATCACCCTGCTCACGGTGGCAGCGGCTCTGCTGGTGAGCTGGCAAGGACAGTCTGGCAGGCCAGTCAGAATGCTCGGCGCTCCTACCGCTGCCCTGGAGGACCGATGA
- a CDS encoding NAD-dependent epimerase/dehydratase family protein, which produces MQKALVIGLGPLGKRVIKELESRGIEALGSSRSRPAGFTGHWQALDARDSVQVRTCAQDYDLVFLCAAPKLTRWTAEFADLVSGVLKGLAQTSTTLVFASNMYAYGPPSGTLTEQSPEHPVGPKGKLRQHLDRAVLDADQEGDLRTAVVRGSSFYGPQVASSMVGATQIQSMLNGKAVDALGSVDQPHSFTYIDDFARAMVTVALDKDAWGQVWHAPMQQAITLRGFMTALGQPLRIVPRFRVAGLVIVNVMALFNPDMRELKETLYAYTRPFVVSDAKYRAAFNDDATPLAETLRQTMQSLKEPVVDP; this is translated from the coding sequence ATGCAAAAGGCGCTCGTGATCGGTCTCGGCCCGCTGGGCAAACGAGTGATCAAAGAGCTGGAGAGCCGGGGTATCGAGGCCTTGGGGAGCAGCCGTTCACGCCCGGCAGGCTTTACGGGACACTGGCAGGCCCTTGATGCCCGCGACAGTGTACAGGTCCGCACCTGCGCCCAGGACTACGACTTGGTCTTTCTCTGCGCCGCTCCCAAGCTCACGCGCTGGACTGCCGAGTTTGCCGATCTGGTCTCGGGCGTGCTGAAAGGACTGGCGCAGACCAGCACGACGCTGGTGTTTGCCAGCAACATGTACGCCTACGGTCCGCCCAGTGGGACGCTTACTGAGCAGTCGCCCGAACATCCGGTGGGTCCAAAAGGAAAGCTGCGCCAACACCTTGACCGCGCGGTGCTAGATGCTGACCAGGAGGGCGATTTACGCACTGCGGTCGTGCGAGGCTCGTCCTTCTACGGGCCGCAGGTCGCCTCTTCCATGGTGGGAGCCACGCAGATCCAGAGCATGTTGAATGGCAAGGCGGTTGACGCCCTGGGTTCCGTCGATCAACCGCACAGCTTCACCTATATCGACGACTTCGCGCGGGCCATGGTCACGGTGGCCCTTGATAAGGATGCCTGGGGCCAGGTCTGGCACGCCCCAATGCAGCAGGCCATCACCCTGCGGGGTTTCATGACCGCGCTTGGGCAGCCGCTGAGGATTGTGCCCAGATTCCGGGTGGCAGGCCTTGTCATCGTCAATGTGATGGCGTTGTTCAATCCAGACATGCGCGAACTCAAGGAAACGCTCTACGCCTACACCAGGCCGTTCGTCGTGAGCGATGCCAAGTACCGGGCGGCCTTCAACGACGACGCCACGCCTCTGGCTGAAACGTTGCGGCAGACCATGCAGAGTCTGAAAGAGCCGGTTGTCGATCCCTGA
- a CDS encoding flavodoxin domain-containing protein, with translation MLDQRILVAYASHTGSTEEAVGTALQEHGARVDVHPVQDVTTLKPYRTVLVGSAIHAAKWLPEAAEFVKRHTTELEQLPLSYFLVCATFREDTAEHHREVLAYLDPVRVLLEPLEIGLFAGRLDASRLPLLERMLVKAMKSGEGDWRDWEAIHDWAGGVWEHLEHGEGEAVA, from the coding sequence ATGCTCGATCAACGCATTCTGGTCGCCTACGCCTCTCATACCGGGAGCACCGAAGAAGCCGTCGGAACAGCCCTTCAGGAACATGGTGCGCGGGTGGACGTGCATCCGGTTCAAGACGTCACCACCCTCAAGCCGTACCGTACCGTGTTGGTGGGGAGCGCCATTCACGCCGCGAAGTGGTTGCCGGAGGCCGCCGAGTTCGTCAAGCGGCACACAACTGAACTCGAGCAGTTGCCCCTGAGCTACTTCCTCGTCTGCGCCACCTTCCGCGAAGATACTGCCGAGCATCACCGTGAAGTCCTGGCGTATCTGGACCCGGTGCGGGTGCTCCTCGAGCCACTGGAGATCGGGCTGTTCGCGGGCAGACTCGACGCGTCCAGGCTGCCCCTTCTCGAACGAATGCTGGTCAAAGCCATGAAGAGCGGAGAGGGCGACTGGCGCGACTGGGAAGCCATCCACGACTGGGCGGGCGGGGTCTGGGAGCATCTCGAGCACGGGGAGGGGGAGGCCGTGGCGTGA
- a CDS encoding ABC transporter permease, with amino-acid sequence MKSFLHWGAGIVLALHGLIHLLGFVAYLRLATVATLPYKTTFLSGRLDLGVAGTSVFGLAWGVAALRFVLVAAAFFLHWDWWRPALIAVTLLSLVLTVLDVGVAFAGVAVNIMILLALWFGSRRGSTFSRSKFPA; translated from the coding sequence ATGAAAAGTTTCCTTCACTGGGGCGCAGGCATCGTGCTCGCTCTGCACGGCCTGATCCATTTGCTGGGGTTCGTGGCCTATCTGCGGCTGGCGACGGTCGCCACCCTGCCATACAAGACGACCTTTCTGAGCGGAAGACTCGATCTCGGAGTGGCAGGCACCAGTGTGTTCGGGCTGGCCTGGGGCGTAGCGGCCCTGAGATTCGTGCTGGTCGCCGCTGCCTTCTTCCTGCACTGGGACTGGTGGCGTCCCGCGCTGATCGCGGTGACCCTGCTGTCGCTGGTCCTCACCGTCTTGGACGTTGGCGTTGCCTTTGCGGGCGTAGCGGTCAACATCATGATCTTGCTGGCACTGTGGTTCGGATCGCGCCGGGGTTCAACTTTCTCCCGGTCAAAATTCCCGGCCTGA